The Lasioglossum baleicum chromosome 7, iyLasBale1, whole genome shotgun sequence genomic sequence TTCGCTAACCTTCTTACTGTTTGATTTACATTCGGAGAATCACATTGTACTCTACGTCCCATTCCTGTTCGGGCTTTAAGCTCCTCATTCTCCAACCTTAAAACTTTAATTTCTCTTTTTAACGACGTGATAGTGCTCTCTGCATTTATAGCTCTTCGCTGTGAAGAAAAAGGTTCAAACAAGGTATAAACATGATCAGGGACTTCTACCGAAATGTAAAATACATTGTGTTTCAGTTTTGGTACAGCCTTATCAGTATCAAAATCATACCGATTTTAAGACCCGGAATATAATCCTATACTCACTGTACTACGTTTTAAAGTATCTTCAACCTGTTCCCTAGCTTTCTCAAGGTGAGCTATTTCTTCCTGTTCTATGTCCCTTCTCGAGGTCAGTTCCGCTTTTAATATTTGTATTCTACAACAAACATAACAGATATAAATCATGCAATTATGTTTGATTTGTATCAGCACGTTTAGGCTTACCTTTTAGATTTCtcattaatttcttttcttgcttGTTCTAGCTCGTGACGTAATCTTTCATTTTCTAACAATAGCTGTAAGAAATTTTCATTCTCGTCAATGAAACAGATTTATCGATTAAAACAGAGTTTATAGAAATCATACCCTTATTTCTGTGGAATCCACGCTATTCGAAACAGGGCCAGAGTCTGCAGAGATTGTTGTTTTATTATGAATAGGTCCGTCGTTTAAAAAATCTGGTAAAGACTTTGGAACGCTTGCTTCGCTAGGTCCTGCGCAATCTCTTGCCGCAATGGTTAGACCTGACTCAGGCTCTGCCCCGAGTATTGGTAAATCTAATGGAAACCCTAGACAATAAATGATATGTGTAAAATCTCTTGTGTGTCCATGATCATTAAAgaaaatcaaatatttcatatttaccTGACGATGCTGGACGTTCTACATTTCCTGTACTAGATCTATCGAAGATAGGTAAATTTAAATGGGCAGAACAACTGGCATTTGGCGGAGATTGGTTACTAGGAGGTAACGTCTTATTTATACTTCCAGTCAGATCGAAAGATATATCGTATAAAACAGGTTCGATCTCTTCCGGTTCGTTTCTAACTCTATTCTGTCTCAGTTCTACGCTGTTCAGCGTGAAGTCTGGCAGATTATCGACGTCCGATGTATTTTGTTGACTGACTTCGTGGTTCAAGTAACACTGTTCTAGAACCAGATGATCTTGCACAAAGTCTGGTAGTTCTGTCGGGTTGCAGGAATAAACCTTAGAATCCTTTTCTAGTTTATTGGGACTCGGTGGCGGGGAAGTGTAAACCTTTGGACGAGCTCCGCCAACATAGTAGTCGTTCTTTAGAAAATGCTTAAAACTGAATGGATTCTCCTCGCGTCGCGACACGTCTTGTCCTAGAAGAGAAAAGGGAaacaaaaaaaacgaaaaataagATAATACTTAAAGCCAAATGTTAGATAAGTGCTATGATAAATATAGCGAAATCTAACCTGGTTGCGGATCTGTTTCGGTGTCTCTTCTGTTGTAATGTTCTTTCGGTGGTGGTGTCTTTCGAAATCCCGCTTCGTCATCTTCTtcggaagacgacgacgacgagaacTTCGCTTCGGAGAAGTGCCATCTCACTTTCTTCGATCTGAACCGAGGACATTCATTCTTTTTTGGACGATTCGCCATCATCTACACGGAGGATCAACTTTACCGACAATCGTATCATTTGCGGTGCAGTCAAAACTGCACTTGACATTTGTCACCCGCTGACTGCGCTCGGATCAGGTTAGTCGCGCGACTTTTTTCTCCTGTCTTCTTTTTCTCGACGTTTTACTTCACTCTACGCGAACGTGGGAGAAATGCATCCCCTCGGCTCTACTTCTATTTCGTAACGCGAAGTATTTATTGTGTGCGGTCCCTTATTTGAAACGAACTAGCGAAGGTGTTACGTATACAGGTATATATTATATCGATGTCATGTGGACACACTTATAGTAAGTTTTTACTAATTGTGATTCATTTAGATAATATACGTTATCGTATATAGATCTATAGTGTGTAGAGATCAGCTGAAATATTTCATGTTCACGTATGCCGAGTTATGTTTTCAACGCATATACTTACTTATTCATTCGGCAGGTTATTAACCACGTGAGAATACTGTTCACcgcaatattttattaacgttTTTACGGATGTGTACGGTGACTTTAGCACAATGTCAACTGAAAAACCATGTCGTGCGTGCACAGACTTCAAAACGTGGGCAAAAATTCAAAAGAAAACGTTCGAGTCTGAAAAGGTATAACCaaagttttttctttttttaaattcgaaGTTCTGAGAAGATGATTGTTAAGTCTGATTTAGAATATATGGATTGCTCGTAATTACAAAACTGGTCTaagtcaaaatttttacaaaatgagTTCATGcagaataaacattttcaatctaaattgcaacaaactagagtgaaatagaaatttattttctttcttataaTATGtagtaagttgaaaataatataacagtattcttgaattcttctaatgtgttcactattttaaattacacttactcattgttgtcataaattcataaagatccgctgtctaatattaGCATACACTTTAAAAGTGGTTGAATACAACAACTTGCAAGAAACTCAAAAACATGAGAACAAACTGGTATCAATGAATGACGTAATTTCtaatagttaaaaaaaaaaatagtctgTATTATACAAGTAGGTTGCAGAGGTCTCAAAAATTTATTCTTCCCTGACAGCGTGTAAATAGTACAAAATATATTACATAATTATATGAAATAGTATACAAGTTGATATCCGTATTGCTATTTGAGTTGATGTATGTCTTTCGTTTGTAACAGGAATCTGAGAAAAAGCAGGAGAAAAATCAATCTGTAAATATTAAGGGTAGGCGTAACGACTGTCCTTTGGATAAGGATGAATTAGGCTCTAAAACATGGTCGTTCTTACATACCATGGCAGCATATTATCCGGATCAGCCAAGCGAAGCACAAAAGTCAGATATGAAACAGTTCTTTTACTCATTTTCTCAGTTTTATCCTTGTTATGTATGCGCTGAGGATTTAAGGGAACAGTTAAAACAATCTCCGCCGCAGACAGACACGCAAAGTACATTGAGTCGTTGGCTTTGCGACGTACATAACGAGGTAAACAAGAAAATTGGAAAACCAAAATTCGATTGTAATCTTGTCGATCAGAGATGGAGAGACGGATGGCTTGATGGATCCTGCGACTGATAATGATTTATGATCTCTCGTGGcttgaaaaatgtttaaaagtgACCTGTAtgtgatataaaataattatgtaaGTTGATTGTTAATAACTACTTCTCGGATAGGAGTAGCAATCCTAAATAACAAGTAAATTCGTATTTATGTTTACAAAGTATAAcaagaatattaataaaatagaattatATCGTGTGATCATAGTTACATTAATTATTACCTGTTTTAGAGTGTAGTCATTGATGTGCGTAGGGAATAGTTGGTGGTAGATGCGAAATAGTAAATGCAGCGTTCGTTGTTCTAAGACGAGGTTCGTAACCGTGGTCTTGTCCTTCACCACCGACTGGCATAACTTGACACGTTCTAATATGAAATGGAAACCGTTTGTTAGCCATAGACGGTCGAGTGATGAACAAAAATACTATGTGTCCCACACAGACGATCCATAACGAACATCCCTTTGCAACGCTTTCTCTTATCCAATCATCTATCAATAAAGTAATACAGAGTATCTGtgaaataataattacattGCAGAACAATTCGAGCATAAATATAACAATTCCAACATAAAATGTATTCAATGTATACCGTCAGTGGATGACATAGGAACCACACCGATCCCAAGGAGAATAACGAACCGTAAAAATGAAGTTTCGATTGCATCTTCTTTATTGTCTTCATACAACGAAGAGAGAAGACAAGCCATGCGATCAGCTTTACAGCTATCAACATGTATCCTGGTGGTGATTCGTAAATGTACAATACCAATCCAGGATCGAATATATCGGACTGGTAAATgtataaag encodes the following:
- the Alr gene encoding evr1_Alr domain-containing protein Alr; the protein is MSTEKPCRACTDFKTWAKIQKKTFESEKESEKKQEKNQSVNIKGRRNDCPLDKDELGSKTWSFLHTMAAYYPDQPSEAQKSDMKQFFYSFSQFYPCYVCAEDLREQLKQSPPQTDTQSTLSRWLCDVHNEVNKKIGKPKFDCNLVDQRWRDGWLDGSCD